One window of the Falco biarmicus isolate bFalBia1 chromosome 2, bFalBia1.pri, whole genome shotgun sequence genome contains the following:
- the C2H2orf49 gene encoding ashwin — MAAQGRGRVGGGKEERGSGRPESELLLHPELLSEEFLLLTLEQKNILVENDVKMDKDGLTDLYIQHAIPLPQRDLPKSRWGKMMEKKRQENELKSGNKSVGTVEGLRKRPLIVFDGNSTSTSIKVKKTENGAADRLKPPPAGSTTNTVRRLSVPSNASTYISASSLSEDAKLGVRNNEAKQNSISKTNSSVLASLKVYPLSPVAGTTVVKLKRAVPKEESDLPNDLKPTEAKKKIQHVTWP; from the exons ATGGCGGCGCAGGGAAGGGGCCGGGTGGGCGGTGGCAAGGAGGAGCGCGGGTCGGGGCGCCCGGAGtcggagctgctgctgcacccgGAGCTGCTCTCGGAGGAGTTCCTGCtgctcacactggagcag AAGAATATACTAGTTGAAAATGATGTAAAGATGGACAAAGATGGTCTCACTGATCTGTATATTCAACATGCCATTCCCCTGCCTCAGCGTGACCTACCAAAAAGTAGATGGGGGAAAATGATGGAAAAGAAGAGACAGGAAAATGAGTTGAAAAGTGGGAATAAAAG tgttggAACGGTGGAAGGTTTAAGGAAACGACCATTAATTGTATTTGATGGCAATTCAACAAGTACAAGCATAAAGGTGAAGAAGACAGAGAATGGAGCTGCTGATCGCCTAAAACCTCCTCCAGCTGGAAGCACCACCAACACTGTTAGAAGATTATCAGTTCCTTCAAATGCCTCAACATACATTTCAGCCTCCAGTTTATCAGAGGACGCTAAGCTTGGAGTGAGGAATAATGAGGCCAAGCAGAACAGTATTTCAAAGACTAACAGCAGTGTGTTGGCTAGTCTGAAGGTGTACCCTTTGTCTCCAGTAGCAGGAACTACTGTTGTGAAGTTAAAGAGAGCTGTTCCAAAAGAAGAATCTGATTTGCCG